The Cryptomeria japonica chromosome 9, Sugi_1.0, whole genome shotgun sequence DNA segment gcaagactaacggTAAACCGGAAAatcagtttaacagacaaaccgattaacaaacatgcaaaccaaatagctaataatgcattcacccacagaagcacaaacaccataacacaatagattttgacgtggaaacccaaatgggaaaaccacggtgagatggaactcacaagtaactatctacagaataggaaccaaaccggttaaggtcttacaatgttctttaccacaatagatcctgttaggaatctcaatctctgttaggagataagttcgattaaagactaccttgctagaggatttcagatccacggatgtgaaccaccttgttagaggatttacaaaaaggcttttgggcctacccggttaagggctacaaacttgtcaaagatgtgagtaatcaacaagtgtttgatctatctaatagcacagacagctcggttagatccttgatagctcgttcttaatgcactcctgcattactacagtcttctacacattcatattctttccaactcctcgaccaccttaaaccctagcaacaatataaacttttgctacgacctcatcaacaacataaaaccctagacatgatgtccttataaaggaatttgatttcatgtcggtccaataggattacattacaatttcctaggttcaatgaacctggacatacttggtaccatgacacaaaaagcatcgttaatgtgtcggcaccgtcaaacaatcggtggatggtaactcatcacaaaatgccggttggtaactcatcacagagtattaccggttcatacaaaatgtcgattgccggtttgacaaaaatgaagactggtaaaaatgtgttatgccgctttggtccttcgtaccacttgggatcaacatgccgcttcagaccgggaaacacattctgcaaaacatcaatagtctaaagactataattcaacataccggttggaacaaataccagttgtgctctaactcatacatataaagaggatctcaatgcaagtgtgtgtccatcaatgacaatcacaacataaacatcaaaaatgccaacagtgttAGGACTGGATGCTACAATACTTGGTCCTAGGGCTCACCCAAACCCTCTTTTAGGATCTACTGCAATGACTCAAAGTTATCCCCACATTGTTCAGTCTGATCTTGCTTGTCGCCAACATGTTTTATGGCCTCTTTCTTGTTCCAAATCCTCTTTCTTGTTCCAAATCCTCTCCTATCATTGTTTATGGCGAAAACATTGTAGATAATGATGATTTTTACTGATGGCATGGTCTCGTATGGTTGTTCTCCTCCCTCGAGCCTACTCTTTCTGACCCACAAAACTGGGTCTAGACCTCTTGAAATTTTTGGTGTCTGGTAAGACCAAACTCTTTCCCTATGCTAAGGGATTTTTTATAGCTGATTTTGCTTTGTCTGATGACAAAAATTATGTGATGGGACAACCTTGGGTCTAGGGAGAGCATTCTCTTTCCATCAAACCTTGGACTCCCTCTTTCAATCTCCTCACTGAACCACTCTCTTTGCATTCGGTCTTGGTCAAACTACCTAATCTTCTCCTTCACTTTTGAGAGGAAACTTATGGTGAGGCTATTAGAAACTCGGTTGGTtgtttcttgaaggttgatgattcagCTTCCTACATTGGGTCACTTCACCTTTTCTAACATTCTAGTTGGCATTGATATCTCCAAACGTCTTCATGGGGATGTGGTTTTGATGGTCAGGGACAAACCTTGGATGCAACCACTAAATTATGAGGGTCTCCCCTTTTATTGTTGACATTGCTTCGCTACTAGCCACCTAGCTTTGGACTACTCTCTATCGTGTCAAAAAGGTGTTTCTACTTAGTGGAAGGATGCTAGGAAAGGTCACTTAGTCGTTGAGGTTCCCTCTAAGTTTGACTTTTCATAGAATTCTACTAAGCTCCTTGAACCATGTGTGACTTTTTCGCATGCCCTGATGTACCTACCATAATTCCACTTACTCCTAGTTCAATCACACAAGTTTCTCCCTCACATCTACCGTCTTCTTTGGTGGTTGATGATATGCCTCATAATCTTGCAGCCCCTCCTCCAATTTTGGGTTATCTCTTGATTCCCCTTGTAATGGGGTGTTGGATGATAGTATTTCTTGTACGGTAGTTCATAGGAGAAAAGGTTCTTCTCCCCTTACTCTTTTGGGGGTAGCAAAAGAGAAGTCTTATTGTGCAATATTGAGACCCTTTTCTCCATCAGGTTCCAGCTTTGATCAAAAGCTTCCTCTCTTCTTGTCTTTCCCAATTTCACCTCTTGTGAGATTCACCCCTTTAGCCTTGATGGCTAACATTGGATATGGGCTCTTCCCAtgcttatctaataaaaaacataaaatgtaTAAAAACCAAATACCTATAAGCCTAGAACATGATATTTCAAACAATTCTATTGTTCAAAATGAAACAAATCCATAATCAATCAATGTAACtcatggcaaaggaaaatcaattCTACCACAAGAAGACCCTTGAAATCATATGTTTGACCAACTTTAATAGTTAAGTAAAAAACTAGCAAACTTAGACACACATAAATCTTATACTCCCCTCACAATAAAACCAACTACCTCACCATCAACAATCAAAAACCAAACTGTAGAATCAAATTTTATCATTGTGACTCAAAGGCACATCATTTGCCCGAGGATGGAAGGTAATGATGGTTGCTCTCTAAGGACTACAAGAAGGAAGCCACAATTAGAGGAAAAAATAATTTGAAGAATTGTGCCCCATcttttgatgaagaaatgaataCTCTTCCCCTCACTTTGAATCATCTAATTTTGACAAATATAAGGGCAAGGGTGACCCAAGAGAACATGTAAAAGGAATATTCATGTCTTGCCAAGGGGTTGCATATAGTGACAATTAATCAAATTATTCATTTGTAGTTTAGGGTACAAGTTTTGGAATTATTTTAAATCTTCTGTAAGGATCCATCACAACCTTTGCAACCTTTGTCAAAATATTTGTCAAACACCTAAGTTGAacatgaatttacaataatagaTTGTTGTAATCCCAAACAAAGGAATAAAGAAAATTTATTttcattcctacaaagatggagaGTCTTAGCTAAGTAGATTCCCTTGGCCAACCTAAAAATGTAGTTGGGTAGCATCTTCATTCCCAACCTTAATCAAGAAATGGTCTTTCATCTACAAGTACTTTGTGATACTACCTCTACAAAATCATTGAAAAAACGAGTTTAGATTGAGAAAGCCCTTTTTGCTAGAGGATTGGTAAAACTTTATTAAAAAGATCATCAAAACCAATTGATCATTTTGCCCCCTTTGAAGTACATCATGCATTCAAATTCGCTCATCTCATGATTTTTTCTCTCTAGTTTCTTCATATATAAATTAAGACAATAGTGACCATACTATTTTGGATTAGTAGGTTGAATGATATGGTTTTCTTCATTGTTTTCATAATATAACTATTTTACTCTTCTTTTATTTTTAGGTCAATAATTATTTTACTGTCTTTTATTTTATAACATATATATCCACATGTAATTCAAACATTTAAGAATCTCAATtatcaaaaacaaaataaataaaattattttttataaaaattacattaaaaTTGAATTGTACTATAACCATTGAATAATTAAAATTTACAATGAAACAAAAATATATATCTTCTATTCAATCTAATAAAAAATTTGAGTGCTTAAGATCCAAATTCTATGTTTAAACTCATTCTATTTCTCTCCATTCTTGAAACTTTTTAAAATATACCAATCATTAACTATTTATTATTGACTAATTATGATTTTAAATTACTATTTAAAATTATACACTATCTAATTATAAATACATCAGCTATAAATTATATAGTGTGATctaattaaaaaaattctaaatgTAATTACAtctaatttttgaaacattttgtttTTTTGGCAAGACTTTGGATGCATTCCAAATGTCCTCCAAAAACAAAGGGATGATTGTTTTGCAGTCTTGACAAGAAAGTATACTACAAGACAAACCAGTGCACCTAATCCCGACTCATACAAACAGAAATTGTACTTTAGCAATGACCTCATTTCAAACAAAACGGAATGATTAAATATGGGCAGGGTACAATTTTGGGTAATTTAAAGCAGAGCTACAAATTAGAGTGTATGAGGTAGAATAGTACAGTGGATCACGGAGCTAATGGCTCATATTTAAGATCTACAACGAAGttctacctgtagacacctaaaagttgcacaatgaattaagtgaattttattcatttaattattcttaattcttcctattaattaaattaagatttaattaatataccctttttctatctaagccatttaactaaataccttccctctagccattttaattaaatttacatttaattaaagatatcaatatatcccctttcccattttaattaaatctacatttaattaaaatctcatttgcatttaaataaatctaaatttatttataaatccccccacttgcaaaatcctacaaatgcaagttgcaaccaaattaaaataaagcaatttattttaattaattctattttccctcacccacttgcattttcctacatctcccacttgcatcctaaatcctattcctaatttcttctagacccttctaatcacttctaaattaacctaacccatcttctaaactttgtcacatccctaaacaaagggaagtcacttctcaaacccttgaagtctttgataaccattaaaggcttcaagtcttcaaccacttaattttccaaagtctcccaaaccattaatggttaattcaaccctcttacatggttagagactttttgcctaacttaaccttcatccaacccaagggtctcatcaagcctttaatgctttgaccatgattatctcttaatcatttgcacaagagtttatcaactcttaatccaatgggtaatcttaacttaagcttgacccttaccctctagataaccatgatgtcttctcaggcatttaatgtctccaaccccttttctcaaccaatcttatgttgacatttgtcaccatttcattggtgccaaatgcaaacatggattcccaactttcaatcttgacccttgttaagattatccaatcttgaccattcattgccctgctttccctataaatagagcccattccttcttcaaaaaaatcatgtctttgtgcatcaaacttatagtctcataatattaagcatattatctctctttgatagaatagcatcttagatcattttgatagcattctaatcttagatatatcatgttagcttcatcttagtatcattttcatactagttcaagcttcatatcaatatcttgcatcctatcatcatctagtttcatatctaaatcatcgctaggatcttggttgcattccatttagatcttagaatcattttaatctcgttctttaggttgtcatcttaaagaatcaagtgttcttccaagctgagagctaccttgaatcttgaagatccttggagatagaggagcatagaacgatattaaagagtttagattctttttaacttgttttgtttggatttctaacctctaatgcaatgtttcatgtgtgtgtttgaattgttctctcctcttgcaggttgataccacatttttgacaCACACTACCTTATAGTTAGCCCAATGAACACAACACATGCTAGAGAAGGATATGGATATTAATAGTTGTTCATCTTAACATCCTAAGCTCTTAGCTCTTAAATGGTACATGAgattttgataatttttattttttttgtatatgaTTTTGACAGTTTTTTTAGTTTATAATTACAACAAACACAAAAAGATCTCTAATACATCAAGATGTACCCCAATGAAATAGACCCACCGCCATCCAAGTAGAGCTTGAGGTTTCTATTTGAAATCTAGAACCAAAGCCTGTTCTCCAAGTTAGCCCAATACACAATACACAATTTTACTCGAGCGCCTTCAAAATCATAGCAAACTGCGATCTAGGAAAAAAGCTTAACATTCACAAAATCGTCAACCCCTTATTAGGTCACAAGTTATTATAAAACAAATTTAAAGCATCTAACACACTAGGTTGATTTTTCTCTCAAGGAAAATAATATTTGTTATGCTCTAGGCTGCCAGAATGCTATAATAAAGAAACGTTCTTGTCCTCTGAGAAACCATTGTTCATCTGGAAAGATCCAACCATCTGATTGCTTTTCCATGGTAATTTCGGTCAATGGTTATATTGTTTCAATTGTAAAATCCATGTCTCTAGCATTTATGATCCAACCATCTAAATGCTTTTCTATTTAATTGTGAAACCCATGCCTGTAGCATGGAACGATCCTACCACCTATCTGTTTTTCCATGGAGAATCATGGGCAACATTACATAGGCATGAGTTTTCCACAGCTTTTCACAGTTTATGACAATGATTTCAAGAGCTTTGTATACAATATATTGATGCAAAAAAGTAGAGTTGAATTCAAAACCTCTTGAAATCAACATTGATACTGTTCTAATTGTTTAGTAGTTGTTTCTCAAGTCCAGACCCATGGCTAAATTCAGGCTCCACTTGATTTGATGTATCATCTACGCGAGATCCTCAAATGACTAGTTCATGTATGGTTTTCCCAGGCAAATCTAGAAGTTCTCCTGGATATTTACTTTGTTAcactttaaaatatttatatttcttttgGACTTTTGGCCATGGTTTGAAGAGCACTTTCATTAAACAAAACAGAACGTGGTTGAACAAGTAGAACATTAAGTTGCACGAATGTTTTAATATCAACGAGGAAATAAAAAAGTTGTCATGAAAAAGTTTCGAACTGTCATGTGGACTAACCACATTGAACGTAAAAAGGTATATTATATCAAAGAGTTTAACCCAACTTGGGAACATGGAGAGAAAGCATATTTAGGAGCAGTTATTATAGGCAAAGCAAGGCTATTAGTGGCACAATTGAGAACCAGTTCGCATCACCTCCAGAGCAAAACAGGCAGCTAGAAAAGGCCCATAGAGGTATGGGAAGAGAACTTGCTTGTTCTGCAGGATGGAAGCAATTGAGACAGAATGGCACTTTCTCATTGAGTGCACAGCGTATGATGATGTCCGTGCTCAGTACAAGATCATCTTAGAAGCTGACAACATGCACTGTTTTTTTGAGGAGGACAAGATCAACCAGACCGCCAATTTTCTAATCAAGATACGTAGCAGGAGATCAGACATCGAAAGGAATATGCATATTGTTTAAGGCTGTGAATCCTTGGTCACATATACTGAACAGTTTAGTGTACGTTAGTAAAATCATTTCATTAAAAATATGGCCAGCTTTCAAAATGTGCACTTATAAGGTCCCACCAAGTGCACTTGAAGAAAATGGCTTACAAACTTCTTGAGCAATACTAGTTCAGGGATTGTCTTTTTAGGCCAATTCATCAAGATCACATAAACGATTTCTTGGATAATACCCATTCAAATATTCATATATAGTGCATTTTTGTAGTGTAAAATTATGTGATGATTCAGTTACATAATTTTAAGTCAATCTTCACCAATGCATATTTTCATGAGTAAGGGAGATATTATGTGATGATTCAATTATATAGTTTCAAGTCAATCTTCACCACGGCATATTTTCAGGAGTAATGAAAATTATGTGATGATTCAACTATACAGTTTCAAGTCAATCTTCAATAGTAAAATATCTTTTAACAATATCATATTACAATGAAGATTGACTCAAAagcatataattgaatccaattATATCATCACATAATTTAAATATTTCCATTTCCCCAGaatcttttaaataaatttaaagagtacttcaatcaaaaaagaaaagaaaaaaataaagagtcAAAAAATGCACATTTCAATCTCCCCACCTTTCTTGAGAAAACAACCCTTTCTGGGAAAGGGTTGTTGTTAGTTACTTAAAATCGGGTTGTTGTTAGTTACTTAAAATCTGTAGGTGCAAATACAATCATTGTAAGAGAAGGATGTAGCATCAAAAACTACAATGACAAAGCGAAGATACAATCATTGTAAAAGGGGACATAGCCTCAAAGACGTCAATGACAAAGCGAAGATACAATCATTGCAAAAAGGATAACCTCAAAAACTTCAAATGGCAAAGTGCAAATATATTGCATTCCAAAAAAATGAACTGCTGGTTACAAAATCAGCAATTATTACAATGATCATTGCATAGGCCCACCTGGGATATGGAAAGAGTGCAAATGCTAACTTTCAAGACTGACTCAAACATATAACTTGACATGTTGCAGACTTTGTGAAAAAACACTAACGCTATGTTATCTGCTTTCCAGCAAAACCGGTTGTTTCAACAAATTACCATAAACCTAATGCTTTCCACCAGACCCCTCCAATTCCGAGCCAAATGCAAATGTTTACTACAGAGATGAGAAAGCCATAACCCCACCATTTACCCAAAGGCACATAGTTAGCCCCATAGAACACTGGTGCCGATCCAATACCGTAGTGTGTAAGGCCACCCATAAGATTTGAAAGGAAAGCGAGAACCATCGCAGCGAATAGAGGTGGGGTTCCTAAAGCACTCGCCACTGATAAAAAGGCGGTGAACATGGCACCAATATGTGCTGCACCACTTGCAAAAAAGTAGTGGGAATAGAAGTAGAGCATAACCAATATTCCAAAAGAAAGCTGCCATGATAATCCAAGCCCACCTACAACCTGAAACACAATCAAATGCCTCAGAATATGCTAATTGTTGACAGAAAAAGGGCAGAGAAATGGCAGTACAGGATAATGCAGTCTGCGTAAAAAGAAATACCTTCACCACATTCTGGCTAAACCATGCGATCAGCCCATATTTATTGAGATAGCCAGCCATTGCAATAAGTGCAGCAAACCATGTAAGAGTGTCCCAAGCTACTGATTCAGCCAAGCACTCCTTCCATGTAACAACTCCTGTGCAGAGCAGGACAGACAAACCAAGGATTGCCGCAGTAACAGCATCCACCTTAATCATTCCTCCAAATATCCAGAGTCCGACCTGCCCAGAACACCGATAATTGTTAGCATCTTGGAGAATTAGAGTTACAGGAATTTACAGTGATGTCCTCCCAGCTTCAAACCATAAGCATAGTGAAACTAACATTACCACAACAGTCAAGATTCCAAAAGAGCAATAGATACTAGAAAGTGAATGAGAACTTCCATTAGCTGCAGATactaaaaagtgaaaaaataaaacGACAGCAGTTCAGTAAAGTCCTACAAGCTTTAAACCATGAGCATCGTGAAAAGAATAATAAATAGTAATACTACAGTCAGAATTCCAAAAGTACGACCAATACTAGATAGTGAATAAGAACTTCCATTAACTGTATGGTAATAAGCTTCCATTTTGATATTTATAAACTAACTTGTGAAAATCCTATTGTGTCATGACACCTTCGAATACATTCTGCTTTTCTCAAGAATTTTCTCGTATAAAAATTTCACAATAGTTTCCTACAATACATTTTTGAACAGGTACATCTCAAACGTTAATATAACACAGGGTTCAAATTCCTCTTAAAAATGACAGGAACTGGAAGTTCCTCGATAAAACGAACAATTGGAATCCCATAAAGAATCATACATTGTTAAACAATATAAAGGGTAATAAGTAAGGTTATTATAACTTATAATCTTATTTCTCCAGAAAACAGCTTCAAAAGGCCCAGAACTATAGATTTGCCTTAAATATTCTAATTAATTTCCTTGACCAATCTCGGCTTCTGTACGAAGATGAATATACACTTGAAATTTTCCTTCCAGCTAACTTCTGGCCATACATAACTTCTTCCTCGGTAATttatacaattcattcaataagtGCAAATCAGCATGAAGCCTCATCGAAGACGTCAGTCTTGTCTATAGATATGGATTTACATTTATATGCAAAATGTTCCAAACTCAAGAAGCACCCTAAAAAAAGAACTTCAGAAAAACAATAAAATCCACCTCACCCTGATTTTTTACAGAACAAATAACGAATAAAATGTGTAATTCCTTCAACATTCCCTCCAGCCGACTTTTGGCCCTGCCACACACATCCTTTGTGAGCATAAAATGCATCACTGATGACCCTGGTCCTAGTCATTTGGTAGGGATTTCTATTTGCCGGAAAAATGATCTGCTTGGAGAAACTCCATTAAAAAAGTGGTAGTTGAAAGAAGCATAAAACACAAGTCAGTGCCGCAGACTTTACATGTATGGCTCCAATCGATTTCTGTCCCCTagtacataatttatttataaaaggCGAAAAAAAAACATGTATCTGATCCGAATTCGGGAAAGAACACCACCAAAATCTAAATTTCTGTGACTAGAAGCGTCTAGGGTGTGAATTAAAATCCTGTTTCGTCTATTGGTccgaatttcaaattttgagtaAAATAATCAGAATTTAATTTCAGATTCATATACTAATGTTTACAAATAACAAAAATAGGTTAATGGGATTGCAAAAAAATTACATCCTTATTAAAAGTTTATAAGAAGAATAGagaatttatatttcacaataAGCTGCATCGTCTTTCTGGAATGAGGGTTGAAGAAAGGAATTTGAAAGAGAACATGGAAACAAAAAAATTGTCTTAATGGCTGTAAAGAATAGGGACTCTGctaaatctcctccaaaaataaaacTACGAAACCTTTAATCCTCAAGATCTcctaaaacaaaaaagaaaaagagtCAGCGTACTGTAAATTACCGTTACTAACAGAGTGAAGGCCATGATGGTCTCGTTCTTAGACATGGGCCCCATATTCTTGAGCTTCTCTCTGGCAAGCAAGGGCGCATCGGGACTACTCTTGACTGTCGGAGGATATATCACATACAGCAAAAACGGCACCACGATGAGTGAGACGAGCCCCGGAACTAGCGCGGCCAGAGCCCAATCCGTCCATCCGATGGTCTGCCCGATCGCGCCCGCTGCCAGGTTAACACTGAGCGGATTTGCTGCCATTGCCGTCAAAAACATCGCAGATGACACCACCGACGTCTGGAAGCAAGTCAGCATGAGCCACGATCCGAGCCTCTCTTCTGTCCCGTCGCCCACGTTCGAACCACAGGCAACGCACAGAGACTTCACCAAAGGCAGAAAGATACCACCCGCGCGGGCGGACACGGAAGGGATCGCCGGCGCCAGCAAAGCTTCACTAAAGACCAGACTGTAGCCCAGCCCCAATGACGAGCTCCCGAAGAGCGACACGAATTGGTAAGCCACGCGGTTCCCCAGCCCGGTTTTGATGAATCCACGGGCAAAGAAGAAAGCGAGGGCAATGAGCCAAGGGATCTGATCACCGAAGGCCGAAAAAGCTGCCGCAAAAGTTAGGGTTTTTGTTAACACGGCCGCGCCAAGCCCCATTAGGGCCACTGCGCCAAGGGGCAGCGGCTGCGTTATGATGCCTACGATTGTGGCTAGAAATATGGCCAACAGCTGCCAAGCATTTTTCGCCACACCCGCCGGGGCTGGCACCAGCCAGAGAATAACACCCGTCGCGATCGAAGCCGCCAGGGGCTTCAGAGCTGCTCCTTGCCATGGTTCCGGCGCTTTCGCTGCAGGGGTTGCTGCAGCCGCCGAGGCCTGTACTTTTACAAATTCTCGCTGCAAAGATTTCTCGCTCCC contains these protein-coding regions:
- the LOC131074511 gene encoding dicarboxylate transporter 1, chloroplastic translates to MSSVALAASSTIGLHAPCPKISCGSARSSASLTRLSLPAKPFLSRGSISARHANPLFSTWWQNRALSGSSLVRRRGSEKSLQREFVKVQASAAAATPAAKAPEPWQGAALKPLAASIATGVILWLVPAPAGVAKNAWQLLAIFLATIVGIITQPLPLGAVALMGLGAAVLTKTLTFAAAFSAFGDQIPWLIALAFFFARGFIKTGLGNRVAYQFVSLFGSSSLGLGYSLVFSEALLAPAIPSVSARAGGIFLPLVKSLCVACGSNVGDGTEERLGSWLMLTCFQTSVVSSAMFLTAMAANPLSVNLAAGAIGQTIGWTDWALAALVPGLVSLIVVPFLLYVIYPPTVKSSPDAPLLAREKLKNMGPMSKNETIMAFTLLVTVGLWIFGGMIKVDAVTAAILGLSVLLCTGVVTWKECLAESVAWDTLTWFAALIAMAGYLNKYGLIAWFSQNVVKVVGGLGLSWQLSFGILVMLYFYSHYFFASGAAHIGAMFTAFLSVASALGTPPLFAAMVLAFLSNLMGGLTHYGIGSAPVFYGANYVPLGKWWGYGFLISVVNICIWLGIGGVWWKALGLW